Sequence from the Streptomyces mobaraensis NBRC 13819 = DSM 40847 genome:
GGAGTAGACCCTGGACGTCAAACGGGGCCGCCCGCCCGCGGCCATCCGGACAGGTGAGTTTGCCGCCGGACGGGCTGACCCCTCAGCCCGTGGGGGGGTGCCCGCTCCGGGGGACGGGGGCACCCCACCCGGCCGGAGGCCGCCCCGCCCGCACCGGGTGCGAGAATCGGCGCAGTCAGAAGTCCCCGGACCCCCGGGGACGGAGCAGCAGCCGAGAACGACCCAGGGAGCACCGCACATGGCACCGGCCGTCCCCACGACGATGGACCGCCCGCACTTCATCGGCATCGGCGGCGCCGGCATGTCGGGCATCGCGAAGATCCTCGCCCAGCGCGGCGCCCGGGTGGCGGGCAGCGACGCGAAGGAGTCCGCGACCGCGGCGGCGCTGCGCGCCCTCGGCGTCACGGTCCACATCGGGCACGCGGCCGGGCACCTCGCCGAGGACGCCAGCTGCGTGGTCGTCTCCAGCGCCATCCGGCAGGACAACCCCGAGCTGGCCGCCGCCGCCGAGCGCGGCATCCCGGTGGTGCACCGCTCGGACGCGCTGGCGCGGCTGATGGACGGGCTGCGCCCGATCGCCGTCGCGGGCACCCACGGCAAGACGACCACCACCTCGATGCTGGCGGTGGCGCTGGACGCGCTCGCGCTCGACCCGTCGTACGCCATCGGCGGCGACCTCCACGGCCCCGGCACCAACGCCCGGCACGGCGCCGGCGAGATCTTCGTGGCGGAGGCGGACGAGAGCGACCGCAGCTTCCACAAGTACGCGCCCGAGGTCGCGATCATCCTCAACGCCGAGCTGGACCACCACGCGAACTACGCCTCGATGGAGGAGATCCACGAGTCGTTCGAGATCTTCGTGGGCCGGATCCGCCCGGGCGGCACGCTCGTCGTCTCCGCCGACCAGGAGGGCGCCCGGGAGCTGACCCGCCGCCTCGCCGGGCGCACCGGCGACGTCCGGGTCGTCACCTACGGCGAGTCCGAGGACGCCGACGTGCGGATCCTCGACGTCACCCCGCGCGGCCTGACCAGCGAGGTCACCGTGCTCCTCGACGGCCGCGAGCTGTCCTTCGGCGTCTCCGTGCCCGGCCGGCACTACGCGAACAACGCGGTCGCCGCCCTCGCCGCCGGTGTCGCCCTCGGCGTCCCCGCCGACGACCTGGCCGCCGCCCTCGGCAAGTACACCGGTGTGGGCCGCCGCCTCCAGCTCAAGGGCGAGGCCGCCGGCGCGCAGGTCATCGACTCGTACGCGCACCACCCCACCGAGATGACCGCCGACCTGGAGGCCATGCGCGGCGCCGCGGCCGGCTCCCGCGTCCTGGTGGTGTTCCAGCCCCACCTGTTCAGCCGCACCCAGGAGCTCGGCACGGAGATGGGCCGGGCGCTCGCCCTGGCCGACGCCTCCGTCGTCCTCGACATCTACCCGGCCCGCGAGGATCCGATCCCCGGCGTCACCAGCGCCATGATCATCGACGCGGCCCGTGAGGCCGGTGCCGACGTGCGTGCCGAGCACGACATGGCCGCCGTTCCGGACGTCCTCGCGGGAATGGTCCGCCCCGGCGATCTCGTTCTCACCATGGGCGCGGGGGACGTCACGGACCTCG
This genomic interval carries:
- the murC gene encoding UDP-N-acetylmuramate--L-alanine ligase translates to MAPAVPTTMDRPHFIGIGGAGMSGIAKILAQRGARVAGSDAKESATAAALRALGVTVHIGHAAGHLAEDASCVVVSSAIRQDNPELAAAAERGIPVVHRSDALARLMDGLRPIAVAGTHGKTTTTSMLAVALDALALDPSYAIGGDLHGPGTNARHGAGEIFVAEADESDRSFHKYAPEVAIILNAELDHHANYASMEEIHESFEIFVGRIRPGGTLVVSADQEGARELTRRLAGRTGDVRVVTYGESEDADVRILDVTPRGLTSEVTVLLDGRELSFGVSVPGRHYANNAVAALAAGVALGVPADDLAAALGKYTGVGRRLQLKGEAAGAQVIDSYAHHPTEMTADLEAMRGAAAGSRVLVVFQPHLFSRTQELGTEMGRALALADASVVLDIYPAREDPIPGVTSAMIIDAAREAGADVRAEHDMAAVPDVLAGMVRPGDLVLTMGAGDVTDLGPRILARLES